The following coding sequences lie in one Alosa alosa isolate M-15738 ecotype Scorff River chromosome 21, AALO_Geno_1.1, whole genome shotgun sequence genomic window:
- the mccc2 gene encoding methylcrotonoyl-CoA carboxylase beta chain, mitochondrial, translating into MIRLILRKTVALPPFRCSPAVTVRLYHADSVATVGSQPDEQSAVYQENFERMQALVKDLRDKTEKIKLGGGEKARNLHTSRGKLLPRERIDRLLDPGSPFLEFSQFAAYNLYGKEEVPAGGIISGIGRVSGVECVIVANDATVKGGTYYPVTVKKHLRAQEIAQQNHLPCIYLVDSGGANLPRQADVFPDRDHFGRIFFNQARLSSEGIAQIAVVMGSCTAGGAYVPAMADESIIVRKQGTIFLGGPPLVKAATGEEVSAEDLGGADLHCRKSGVTDHYALDDDHALHLARKAVRNLNYKKHIDVTVEPSEPPLFPAEELYGIVGENLKRNFDVREVIARIVDGSKFDEFKAFYGDTLVTGFSRIFGYPVGIIGNNGVLFSESAKKGSHFIELCCQRNIPLIFLQNITGFMVGREYEAGGIAKDGAKMVTAVACANVPKITVIIGGSYGAGNYGMCGRAYSPRFLYMWPNSRISVMGGEQAATVLATITKDQRIREGKEFTAEQEVAMKEPIIKRFEEEGNPFFSSARLWDDGIIDPADTRLVLGLSLSAALNSPIQRTKFGVFRM; encoded by the coding sequence ATGATTCGGCTTATTTTAAGAAAGACTGTTGCGTTACCCCCGTTCAGATGCTCTCCAGCAGTAACTGTGAGACTTTACCATGCCGACAGCGTGGCAACTGTGGGTTCACAGCCAGACGAACAGTCTGCAGTGTATCAAGAAAACTTCGAACGAATGCAAGCACTTGTGAAGGACTTAAGGGACAAGAccgaaaaaataaaattaggagGTGGTGAGAAAGCCAGAAATCTGCACACATCCCGAGGTAAACTCCTACCCCGAGAACGAATTGACAGACTTTTGGACCCAGGGTCACCTTTTCTAGAGTTTTCCCAGTTTGCGGCCTACAACTTGTATGGTAAAGAAGAGGTGCCAGCTGGAGGTATCATCAGCGGAATTGGACGAGTCTCCGGGGTTGAATGTGTCATCGTAGCAAATGATGCTACAGTCAAAGGTGGGACATATTATCCAGTAACTGTGAAAAAGCATCTTCGTGCTCAAGAGATCGCACAGCAAAACCACCTGCCATGCATCTACCTGGTTGATTCAGGTGGAGCCAATTTGCCCAGACAGGCTGATGTATTCCCTGACAGAGACCACTTTGGAAGAATTTTTTTCAACCAGGCCAGACTCTCATCTGAGGGCATAGCACAGATTGCTGTGGTGATGGGCTCGTGCACTGCAGGAGGTGCCTACGTTCCTGCTATGGCTGATGAGAGCATCATTGTTCGAAAGCAAGGGACCATTTTCCTTGGTGGGCCTCCACTGGTAAAAGCTGCCACAGGTGAAGAGGTCTCTGCAGAGGACCTCGGAGGTGCTGATCTCCATTGCAGAAAGTCAGGTGTAACAGACCACTATGCATTGGATGATGATCATGCACTACATTTGGCAAGAAAAGCAGTACGAAATCTGAATTACAAGAAGCACATTGACGTGACTGTAGAACCTAGTGAGCCCCCCCTGTTTCCTGCTGAAGAGCTGTATGGCATTGTGGGAGAAAATCTGAAGAGAAACTTTGACGTGAGAGAAGTAATTGCAAGAATTGTCGATGGGAGCAAGTTTGACGAGTTTAAGGCCTTCTATGGAGACACATTAGTCACAGGTTTTTCCAGAATTTTTGGCTACCCTGTTGGAATTATTGGGAACAATGGAGTTCTGTTTTCAGAATCTGCAAAAAAGGGATCACACTTCATTGAGCTGTGTTGTCAAAGAAACATTCCTCTGATATTTCTTCAAAATATAACTGGCTTCATGGTGGGGAGGGAATATGAGGCAGGTGGCATCGCAAAAGATGGCGCCAAGATGGTCACTGCTGTAGCCTGTGCCAATGTGCCTAAGATCACTGTAATCATTGGGGGATCCTATGGAGCTGGAAACTATGGAATGTGTGGACGAGCATATAGCCCCAGGTTCCTGTACATGTGGCCTAATTCCCGGATTTCTGTGATGGGAGGGGAGCAGGCCGCCACTGTCCTGGCCACCATCACAAAAGACCAGAGGATACGTGAGGGGAAAGAGTTCACAGCTGAGCAGGAGGTTGCGATGAAAGAACCCATTATTAAACGATTTGAGGAAGAAGGAAATCCATTCTTCTCTAGTGCAAGGCTTTGGGATGATGGGATCATTGACCCTGCAGACACACGACTTGTTCTCGGGCTGAGTCTCAGTGCTGCACTCAACTCCCCAATTCAGAGGACGAAATTTGGTGTTTTTAGAATGTGA
- the p2ry10 gene encoding putative P2Y purinoceptor 10 codes for MELAGSVGGNSSSSSSSSEGDCVPDHEWGHTMEQLYTWLYLIILVPGLLGNSVALWVLCRFIRKKTKAVIFMINLAVADLLHVLSLPLRIYYYFSHSWPFGHGMCMLCFYLKYLNMYAGIAFLVCISIQRCAFLCYPFCAKSWKRRYDVRISAIIWLVVGLCCMPFILMRSSTSDSSPAPDVLSTNGVAGDNAHHPGNGSSCFKDLPMRQLKPHVAVPMMAFAELVGFVLPLTIVLTCACLIRRSLRRAKGLSAGTDADTCRALRMVRVCTAVFLVCFGPYHVNFLLYMMVSQKLITHCGLVLVVQRFHPVTLCIASLSCCLNPLVYYFLTTEFRAQLARHGSSVLRGRLLSLESSSTAHG; via the exons ATGGAACTTGCAGGCTCCGTCGGGGGgaattcttcctcctcctcctcctcctccgaagGCGACTGTGTGCCCGACCATGAGTGGGGGCACACCATGGAGCAGCTGTACACCTGGCTCTATCTCATCATCCTGGTGCCCGGGTTGCTAGGCAACAGCGTGGCACTCTGGGTTCTGTGCCGCTTCATAAG AAAGAAGACCAAGGCGGTCATCTTCATGATCAACCTGGCGGTGGCCGACCTGCTTCACGTGCTCTCCTTGCCGCTGCGCATCTACTACTACTTTAGCCACAGCTGGCCGTTCGGCCACGGCATGTGCATGCTGTGCTTCTACCTGAAGTACCTGAACATGTACGCCGGCATCGCCTTCCTGGTGTGCATCAGCATCCAGCGCTGCGCCTTCCTGTGCTACCCCTTCTGTGCCAAGAGCTGGAAGCGGCGCTACGACGTGCGCATCAGCGCCATCATCTGGCTGGTGGTGGGACTGTGCTGCATGCCTTTCATACTCATGAGGTCTAGCACCAGCGACAGTAGTCCCGCCCCTGACGTTCTATCTACCAATGGCGTCGCTGGCGACAACGCCCACCACCCGGGCAATGGCTCCAGCTGCTTCAAGGACCTGCCCATGCGTCAGCTGAAGCCGCACGTGGCTGTGCCCATGATGGCGTTCGCCGAGCTGGTGGGCTTCGTGCTGCCACTCACCATCGTGCTGACGTGTGCGTGTCTGATCCGCCGCTCGCTGCGCCGCGCCAAGGGCCTAAGCGCCGGCACCGATGCCGACACCTGCCGGGCGCTGCGCATGGTGCGCGTGTGCACCGCTGTCTTCCTGGTGTGCTTTGGGCCGTACCACGTCAACTTCCTGTTGTACATGATGGTGTCACAGAAACTGATCACGCACTGTGGCCTGGTGCTGGTCGTGCAGCGCTTCCACCCGGTCACTCTGTGCATCGCCAGCCTCAGCTGCTGTCTCAACCCACTGGTCTACTACTTCCTGACCACCGAGTTCCGAGCGCAGCTGGCGCGCCACGGCAGTTCCGTGCTCAGAGGCCGGCTCTTGAGCTTGGAAAGCAGCTCCACGGCACATGGCTAG